A part of Paenibacillus antri genomic DNA contains:
- a CDS encoding biotin--[acetyl-CoA-carboxylase] ligase gives MGANEKLLACFEEAPGAYVSGERLSRELGVSRTAVWKRIRRLEEEGYVFESVPRLGYKLVRGPDKYRMDELMKRFSGTAFGKSVKLYDVVESTQNAAHEALLAGAPEGALVLAEGQSAGRGRFGRVWFSPPGKGIYVSFLLKPNVPLAVAPQMTLLISVALCRAIRKETGANATIKWPNDILIDGRKVCGILVETMLEADVVKAMIAGVGITANVRRDELPEELRDRVTSLLEATGAPVSREAIVGSFFEQLEWLYDAYRKEGFGPVRTLWEALTSTLHGRVRVATPQGVSEGVAEGITEEGALLVRDDEGRVHTMYSGDLTAPISR, from the coding sequence CGGCGAGCGGCTGAGCCGGGAGCTAGGCGTCAGCCGAACCGCCGTCTGGAAGCGAATTCGGCGGCTGGAGGAGGAAGGGTACGTGTTCGAGTCGGTGCCCCGGCTCGGGTACAAGCTGGTACGCGGTCCCGATAAGTACCGGATGGACGAGCTGATGAAGCGGTTCTCGGGGACGGCGTTCGGGAAGTCGGTGAAGCTGTACGACGTCGTGGAATCGACCCAAAACGCGGCGCACGAAGCGCTGCTCGCAGGCGCGCCGGAAGGGGCGTTGGTGTTGGCCGAGGGTCAATCGGCGGGCCGCGGCCGCTTCGGCCGCGTCTGGTTTTCCCCGCCCGGGAAGGGGATATATGTCAGCTTCCTCTTGAAGCCGAACGTGCCGCTCGCGGTTGCCCCGCAGATGACCCTGCTCATCTCGGTAGCGCTGTGCCGGGCGATCCGCAAGGAGACGGGCGCGAACGCGACGATCAAGTGGCCGAACGACATCTTGATCGACGGACGGAAGGTATGCGGCATTCTCGTCGAGACGATGCTCGAAGCCGACGTCGTGAAGGCGATGATCGCCGGCGTCGGCATCACCGCGAACGTTCGGCGGGACGAACTGCCCGAAGAGCTTCGCGACCGCGTGACGTCGCTGCTGGAGGCGACCGGGGCGCCGGTGTCGCGCGAGGCGATCGTGGGCTCGTTCTTCGAGCAGCTCGAATGGCTGTACGACGCGTACCGCAAGGAAGGCTTCGGTCCGGTGCGCACGCTGTGGGAGGCGCTCACGTCGACGCTGCACGGCCGGGTCCGAGTCGCGACGCCGCAGGGCGTGTCGGAGGGCGTGGCCGAAGGGATCACCGAGGAAGGCGCGCTGCTCGTCCGCGACGACGAAGGGCGCGTGCACACGATGTATTC